In Caldalkalibacillus thermarum, one genomic interval encodes:
- a CDS encoding ImmA/IrrE family metallo-endopeptidase, which yields MLHMYYKTAFEEKIEHLFKSKGIVQSEDLCLDNLSDIFNIQIVYMPDAPQRAMWDDSLSVIFLDSTKTPAEVREVFFHELAHLLFHEGNQSVMFTDFRNLQENQAKVFQLYAAMPFFMIKKLDLPSEDRLIIGLLSDVFKVTHRLAKKRWYQIKQRIYTAQFLCGSAIPAPNTSKKWSKETLRLLDKLYQQIGVRG from the coding sequence ATGCTACATATGTACTACAAAACTGCATTTGAAGAAAAAATAGAGCATCTGTTCAAGTCAAAAGGTATTGTTCAATCTGAAGATTTGTGCTTGGACAATCTGTCAGATATTTTTAACATCCAGATCGTTTACATGCCCGATGCCCCTCAACGAGCCATGTGGGATGATAGTTTATCCGTCATCTTTCTTGATTCGACCAAAACACCTGCTGAAGTGAGAGAAGTGTTTTTCCACGAGCTTGCCCATCTCCTTTTTCACGAGGGTAATCAGTCTGTTATGTTTACTGATTTTCGCAATCTGCAAGAAAATCAGGCCAAAGTTTTTCAGTTGTATGCTGCCATGCCTTTTTTTATGATCAAGAAACTGGATTTACCCAGTGAGGACAGATTGATTATCGGGCTATTATCAGATGTTTTTAAGGTCACACATAGGTTGGCCAAAAAAAGATGGTATCAAATCAAACAACGGATATACACGGCACAGTTTTTGTGCGGATCGGCTATCCCAGCCCCTAATACTTCTAAAAAATGGTCAAAGGAAACACTCAGGCTTCTGGACAAACTTTATCAACAGATCGGTGTCCGGGGATGA